A single window of Zea mays cultivar B73 chromosome 10, Zm-B73-REFERENCE-NAM-5.0, whole genome shotgun sequence DNA harbors:
- the LOC100283791 gene encoding fiber protein Fb19 isoform X1, which yields MAEEASAPAAGTEAPPGKMTMVVGVDESEHSFYALQWALQHFFPPGQPQQYRLVVVTAKPTAASAVGLAGPGAADVLPYVEADLKRSALRVVEKAKGLCTQASDAVFEALEGDARNVLCEAVERHGAEMLVVGSHGYGAIKRSVPSDLTHCLFSLLFSPVCRLHSCCHLHLSLAATTTTNEILIYKMNEWKP from the exons ATGGCGGAGGAAGCGTCTGCGCCTGCGGCGGGGACGGAAGCGCCGCCGGGGAAGATGACGATGGTGGTAGGGGTCGACGAGAGCGAGCACAGCTTCTACGCGCTGCAGTGGGCACTGCAGCACTTCTTCCCGCCGGGCCAGCCGCAGCAGTACCGCCTCGTCGTCGTCACCGCCAAGCCCACCGCCGCCTCCGCCGTCGGCCTCGCCGGCCCAG GCGCCGCGGATGTGCTGCCGTACGTGGAGGCGGATCTCAAGCGCTCCGCCCTGCGCGTCGTCGAAAAAGCCAAAGGCCTCTGCACACAG GCGAGCGACGCTGTGTTTGAGGCGCTGGAGGGGGACGCTAGGAACGTCCTCTGCGAGGCTGTCGAGAGGCACGGGGCCGAGATGCTCGTCGTCGGCAGCCATGGCTACGGAGCCATTAAAAGGTCTGTACCATCTGACCTCACTCACTgcctcttctctcttctcttctccCCTGTTTGCCGACTACATAGTTGCTGCCATCTTCATTTGTCACTGGCTGCAACGACTACCACTAACGAAATTCTAATTTATAAGATGAATGAATGGAAACCATAA
- the LOC100283791 gene encoding fiber protein Fb19 yields MAEEASAPAAGTEAPPGKMTMVVGVDESEHSFYALQWALQHFFPPGQPQQYRLVVVTAKPTAASAVGLAGPGAADVLPYVEADLKRSALRVVEKAKGLCTQASDAVFEALEGDARNVLCEAVERHGAEMLVVGSHGYGAIKRAVLGSVSDYCAHHAHCTVMIVKKPKQHKH; encoded by the exons ATGGCGGAGGAAGCGTCTGCGCCTGCGGCGGGGACGGAAGCGCCGCCGGGGAAGATGACGATGGTGGTAGGGGTCGACGAGAGCGAGCACAGCTTCTACGCGCTGCAGTGGGCACTGCAGCACTTCTTCCCGCCGGGCCAGCCGCAGCAGTACCGCCTCGTCGTCGTCACCGCCAAGCCCACCGCCGCCTCCGCCGTCGGCCTCGCCGGCCCAG GCGCCGCGGATGTGCTGCCGTACGTGGAGGCGGATCTCAAGCGCTCCGCCCTGCGCGTCGTCGAAAAAGCCAAAGGCCTCTGCACACAG GCGAGCGACGCTGTGTTTGAGGCGCTGGAGGGGGACGCTAGGAACGTCCTCTGCGAGGCTGTCGAGAGGCACGGGGCCGAGATGCTCGTCGTCGGCAGCCATGGCTACGGAGCCATTAAAAG GGCTGTTCTTGGAAGTGTGAGCGACTACTGTGCCCATCACGCGCACTGCACCGTGATGATAGTAAAGAAGCCCAAGCAGCACAAGCACTGA